The Chlorocebus sabaeus isolate Y175 chromosome 1, mChlSab1.0.hap1, whole genome shotgun sequence genome includes a region encoding these proteins:
- the TRPT1 gene encoding tRNA 2'-phosphotransferase 1 isoform X6, with amino-acid sequence MEVLAMKSSGGGRQEAAGSRGRRAPRPREQDRDVQLSKALSYALRHGALKLGLPMGADGFVPLGALLQLPQFRGFSAEDVQRVVDTNRKQRFALQQGDPSTGLLIRANQGHSLQVGVPELELMPLETPQALPPMLVHGTFWKHWPSILLKGLSCGGRTHIHLAPGLPGDPSVISGMRPHCEIAVFIDGPLALAADGISFFRSANGVILTPGNTDGFLLPKYFKEALQLRPTRKPLSLAGDEETVCRSGPKHCSRERRRIQQ; translated from the exons ATGGAG GTCTTGGCCATGAAATCCtctggaggaggaaggcaggaagcagCAGGGTCTAGGGGTAGAAGGGCCCCCAGACCCCGGGAACAG GACCGAGACGTGCAGCTGTCCAAGGCTCTGTCCTATGCCCTGCGCCATGGGGCCTTGAAGCTGGGGCTTCCCATGGGAGCTG ATGGCTTCGTGCCCCTGGGCGCCCTTCTGCAGTTGCCCCAGTTCCGCGGCTTCTCTGCTGAAGATGTGCAGCGCGTGGTGGACACCAATAGGAAGCAGCGGTTTGCCCTGCAGCAGGGGGATCCCAGCACTGGCCTTCTCATCCGAGCCAACCAGGGCCATTCCCTGCAGGTCGGG GTACCTGAGTTGGAGTTGATGCCCCTGGAGACGCCACAGGCCCTGCCCCCGATGCTAGTCCATGGTACATTCTGGAAGCACTGGCCATCCATCCTACTCAAGGGCCTGTCCTGCGGGGGAAGGACACACATCCACCTGGCCCCAGGACTGCCTGGAGACCCCAGTGTCATCAGTG GCATGCGGCCCCATTGTGAAATAGCTGTGTTCATTGATGGACCCCTGGCTCTGGCAG CAGATGGAATATCCTTCTTCCGCTCTGCCAATGGGGTGATTCTGACTCCAGGGAATACTGATGGCTTCCTGCTTCCCAAGTACTTCAAGGAGGCCCTGCAGCTACGCCCTACCC GAAAGCCCCTTTCCTTGGCTGGTGATGAAGAGACAGTGTGTCGGAGTGGCCCCAAGCACTGCtccagagaaaggagaaggatccaacaataa
- the TRPT1 gene encoding tRNA 2'-phosphotransferase 1 isoform X3: MEVLAMKSSGGGRQEAAGSRGRRAPRPREQDRDVQLSKALSYALRHGALKLGLPMGADGFVPLGALLQLPQFRGFSAEDVQRVVDTNRKQRFALQQGDPSTGLLIRANQGHSLQVPELELMPLETPQALPPMLVHGTFWKHWPSILLKGLSCGGRTHIHLAPGLPGDPSVISGAQSPASAVSAGMRPHCEIAVFIDGPLALAADGISFFRSANGVILTPGNTDGFLLPKYFKEALQLRPTRKPLSLAGDEETVCRSGPKHCSRERRRIQQ; the protein is encoded by the exons ATGGAG GTCTTGGCCATGAAATCCtctggaggaggaaggcaggaagcagCAGGGTCTAGGGGTAGAAGGGCCCCCAGACCCCGGGAACAG GACCGAGACGTGCAGCTGTCCAAGGCTCTGTCCTATGCCCTGCGCCATGGGGCCTTGAAGCTGGGGCTTCCCATGGGAGCTG ATGGCTTCGTGCCCCTGGGCGCCCTTCTGCAGTTGCCCCAGTTCCGCGGCTTCTCTGCTGAAGATGTGCAGCGCGTGGTGGACACCAATAGGAAGCAGCGGTTTGCCCTGCAGCAGGGGGATCCCAGCACTGGCCTTCTCATCCGAGCCAACCAGGGCCATTCCCTGCAG GTACCTGAGTTGGAGTTGATGCCCCTGGAGACGCCACAGGCCCTGCCCCCGATGCTAGTCCATGGTACATTCTGGAAGCACTGGCCATCCATCCTACTCAAGGGCCTGTCCTGCGGGGGAAGGACACACATCCACCTGGCCCCAGGACTGCCTGGAGACCCCAGTGTCATCAGTG GTGCCCAGTCCCCAGCTTCAGCTGTCTCTGCAGGCATGCGGCCCCATTGTGAAATAGCTGTGTTCATTGATGGACCCCTGGCTCTGGCAG CAGATGGAATATCCTTCTTCCGCTCTGCCAATGGGGTGATTCTGACTCCAGGGAATACTGATGGCTTCCTGCTTCCCAAGTACTTCAAGGAGGCCCTGCAGCTACGCCCTACCC GAAAGCCCCTTTCCTTGGCTGGTGATGAAGAGACAGTGTGTCGGAGTGGCCCCAAGCACTGCtccagagaaaggagaaggatccaacaataa
- the TRPT1 gene encoding tRNA 2'-phosphotransferase 1 isoform X10 yields the protein MKSSGGGRQEAAGSRGRRAPRPREQDRDVQLSKALSYALRHGALKLGLPMGADGFVPLGALLQLPQFRGFSAEDVQRVVDTNRKQRFALQQGDPSTGLLIRANQGHSLQVGVPELELMPLETPQALPPMLVHGTFWKHWPSILLKGLSCGGRTHIHLAPGLPGDPSVISGMRPHCEIAVFIDGPLALADGISFFRSANGVILTPGNTDGFLLPKYFKEALQLRPTRKPLSLAGDEETVCRSGPKHCSRERRRIQQ from the exons ATGAAATCCtctggaggaggaaggcaggaagcagCAGGGTCTAGGGGTAGAAGGGCCCCCAGACCCCGGGAACAG GACCGAGACGTGCAGCTGTCCAAGGCTCTGTCCTATGCCCTGCGCCATGGGGCCTTGAAGCTGGGGCTTCCCATGGGAGCTG ATGGCTTCGTGCCCCTGGGCGCCCTTCTGCAGTTGCCCCAGTTCCGCGGCTTCTCTGCTGAAGATGTGCAGCGCGTGGTGGACACCAATAGGAAGCAGCGGTTTGCCCTGCAGCAGGGGGATCCCAGCACTGGCCTTCTCATCCGAGCCAACCAGGGCCATTCCCTGCAGGTCGGG GTACCTGAGTTGGAGTTGATGCCCCTGGAGACGCCACAGGCCCTGCCCCCGATGCTAGTCCATGGTACATTCTGGAAGCACTGGCCATCCATCCTACTCAAGGGCCTGTCCTGCGGGGGAAGGACACACATCCACCTGGCCCCAGGACTGCCTGGAGACCCCAGTGTCATCAGTG GCATGCGGCCCCATTGTGAAATAGCTGTGTTCATTGATGGACCCCTGGCTCTGGCAG ATGGAATATCCTTCTTCCGCTCTGCCAATGGGGTGATTCTGACTCCAGGGAATACTGATGGCTTCCTGCTTCCCAAGTACTTCAAGGAGGCCCTGCAGCTACGCCCTACCC GAAAGCCCCTTTCCTTGGCTGGTGATGAAGAGACAGTGTGTCGGAGTGGCCCCAAGCACTGCtccagagaaaggagaaggatccaacaataa
- the TRPT1 gene encoding tRNA 2'-phosphotransferase 1 isoform X1, with the protein MEVLAMKSSGGGRQEAAGSRGRRAPRPREQDRDVQLSKALSYALRHGALKLGLPMGADGFVPLGALLQLPQFRGFSAEDVQRVVDTNRKQRFALQQGDPSTGLLIRANQGHSLQVGVPELELMPLETPQALPPMLVHGTFWKHWPSILLKGLSCGGRTHIHLAPGLPGDPSVISGAQSPASAVSAGMRPHCEIAVFIDGPLALAADGISFFRSANGVILTPGNTDGFLLPKYFKEALQLRPTRKPLSLAGDEETVCRSGPKHCSRERRRIQQ; encoded by the exons ATGGAG GTCTTGGCCATGAAATCCtctggaggaggaaggcaggaagcagCAGGGTCTAGGGGTAGAAGGGCCCCCAGACCCCGGGAACAG GACCGAGACGTGCAGCTGTCCAAGGCTCTGTCCTATGCCCTGCGCCATGGGGCCTTGAAGCTGGGGCTTCCCATGGGAGCTG ATGGCTTCGTGCCCCTGGGCGCCCTTCTGCAGTTGCCCCAGTTCCGCGGCTTCTCTGCTGAAGATGTGCAGCGCGTGGTGGACACCAATAGGAAGCAGCGGTTTGCCCTGCAGCAGGGGGATCCCAGCACTGGCCTTCTCATCCGAGCCAACCAGGGCCATTCCCTGCAGGTCGGG GTACCTGAGTTGGAGTTGATGCCCCTGGAGACGCCACAGGCCCTGCCCCCGATGCTAGTCCATGGTACATTCTGGAAGCACTGGCCATCCATCCTACTCAAGGGCCTGTCCTGCGGGGGAAGGACACACATCCACCTGGCCCCAGGACTGCCTGGAGACCCCAGTGTCATCAGTG GTGCCCAGTCCCCAGCTTCAGCTGTCTCTGCAGGCATGCGGCCCCATTGTGAAATAGCTGTGTTCATTGATGGACCCCTGGCTCTGGCAG CAGATGGAATATCCTTCTTCCGCTCTGCCAATGGGGTGATTCTGACTCCAGGGAATACTGATGGCTTCCTGCTTCCCAAGTACTTCAAGGAGGCCCTGCAGCTACGCCCTACCC GAAAGCCCCTTTCCTTGGCTGGTGATGAAGAGACAGTGTGTCGGAGTGGCCCCAAGCACTGCtccagagaaaggagaaggatccaacaataa
- the TRPT1 gene encoding tRNA 2'-phosphotransferase 1 isoform X9, with amino-acid sequence MEVLAMKSSGGGRQEAAGSRGRRAPRPREQDRDVQLSKALSYALRHGALKLGLPMGADGFVPLGALLQLPQFRGFSAEDVQRVVDTNRKQRFALQQGDPSTGLLIRANQGHSLQVPELELMPLETPQALPPMLVHGTFWKHWPSILLKGLSCGGRTHIHLAPGLPGDPSVISGMRPHCEIAVFIDGPLALADGISFFRSANGVILTPGNTDGFLLPKYFKEALQLRPTRKPLSLAGDEETVCRSGPKHCSRERRRIQQ; translated from the exons ATGGAG GTCTTGGCCATGAAATCCtctggaggaggaaggcaggaagcagCAGGGTCTAGGGGTAGAAGGGCCCCCAGACCCCGGGAACAG GACCGAGACGTGCAGCTGTCCAAGGCTCTGTCCTATGCCCTGCGCCATGGGGCCTTGAAGCTGGGGCTTCCCATGGGAGCTG ATGGCTTCGTGCCCCTGGGCGCCCTTCTGCAGTTGCCCCAGTTCCGCGGCTTCTCTGCTGAAGATGTGCAGCGCGTGGTGGACACCAATAGGAAGCAGCGGTTTGCCCTGCAGCAGGGGGATCCCAGCACTGGCCTTCTCATCCGAGCCAACCAGGGCCATTCCCTGCAG GTACCTGAGTTGGAGTTGATGCCCCTGGAGACGCCACAGGCCCTGCCCCCGATGCTAGTCCATGGTACATTCTGGAAGCACTGGCCATCCATCCTACTCAAGGGCCTGTCCTGCGGGGGAAGGACACACATCCACCTGGCCCCAGGACTGCCTGGAGACCCCAGTGTCATCAGTG GCATGCGGCCCCATTGTGAAATAGCTGTGTTCATTGATGGACCCCTGGCTCTGGCAG ATGGAATATCCTTCTTCCGCTCTGCCAATGGGGTGATTCTGACTCCAGGGAATACTGATGGCTTCCTGCTTCCCAAGTACTTCAAGGAGGCCCTGCAGCTACGCCCTACCC GAAAGCCCCTTTCCTTGGCTGGTGATGAAGAGACAGTGTGTCGGAGTGGCCCCAAGCACTGCtccagagaaaggagaaggatccaacaataa
- the TRPT1 gene encoding tRNA 2'-phosphotransferase 1 isoform X11, producing MKSSGGGRQEAAGSRGRRAPRPREQDRDVQLSKALSYALRHGALKLGLPMGADGFVPLGALLQLPQFRGFSAEDVQRVVDTNRKQRFALQQGDPSTGLLIRANQGHSLQVPELELMPLETPQALPPMLVHGTFWKHWPSILLKGLSCGGRTHIHLAPGLPGDPSVISGMRPHCEIAVFIDGPLALAADGISFFRSANGVILTPGNTDGFLLPKYFKEALQLRPTRKPLSLAGDEETVCRSGPKHCSRERRRIQQ from the exons ATGAAATCCtctggaggaggaaggcaggaagcagCAGGGTCTAGGGGTAGAAGGGCCCCCAGACCCCGGGAACAG GACCGAGACGTGCAGCTGTCCAAGGCTCTGTCCTATGCCCTGCGCCATGGGGCCTTGAAGCTGGGGCTTCCCATGGGAGCTG ATGGCTTCGTGCCCCTGGGCGCCCTTCTGCAGTTGCCCCAGTTCCGCGGCTTCTCTGCTGAAGATGTGCAGCGCGTGGTGGACACCAATAGGAAGCAGCGGTTTGCCCTGCAGCAGGGGGATCCCAGCACTGGCCTTCTCATCCGAGCCAACCAGGGCCATTCCCTGCAG GTACCTGAGTTGGAGTTGATGCCCCTGGAGACGCCACAGGCCCTGCCCCCGATGCTAGTCCATGGTACATTCTGGAAGCACTGGCCATCCATCCTACTCAAGGGCCTGTCCTGCGGGGGAAGGACACACATCCACCTGGCCCCAGGACTGCCTGGAGACCCCAGTGTCATCAGTG GCATGCGGCCCCATTGTGAAATAGCTGTGTTCATTGATGGACCCCTGGCTCTGGCAG CAGATGGAATATCCTTCTTCCGCTCTGCCAATGGGGTGATTCTGACTCCAGGGAATACTGATGGCTTCCTGCTTCCCAAGTACTTCAAGGAGGCCCTGCAGCTACGCCCTACCC GAAAGCCCCTTTCCTTGGCTGGTGATGAAGAGACAGTGTGTCGGAGTGGCCCCAAGCACTGCtccagagaaaggagaaggatccaacaataa
- the TRPT1 gene encoding tRNA 2'-phosphotransferase 1 isoform X8, protein MEVLAMKSSGGGRQEAAGSRGRRAPRPREQDRDVQLSKALSYALRHGALKLGLPMGADGFVPLGALLQLPQFRGFSAEDVQRVVDTNRKQRFALQQGDPSTGLLIRANQGHSLQVPELELMPLETPQALPPMLVHGTFWKHWPSILLKGLSCGGRTHIHLAPGLPGDPSVISGMRPHCEIAVFIDGPLALAADGISFFRSANGVILTPGNTDGFLLPKYFKEALQLRPTRKPLSLAGDEETVCRSGPKHCSRERRRIQQ, encoded by the exons ATGGAG GTCTTGGCCATGAAATCCtctggaggaggaaggcaggaagcagCAGGGTCTAGGGGTAGAAGGGCCCCCAGACCCCGGGAACAG GACCGAGACGTGCAGCTGTCCAAGGCTCTGTCCTATGCCCTGCGCCATGGGGCCTTGAAGCTGGGGCTTCCCATGGGAGCTG ATGGCTTCGTGCCCCTGGGCGCCCTTCTGCAGTTGCCCCAGTTCCGCGGCTTCTCTGCTGAAGATGTGCAGCGCGTGGTGGACACCAATAGGAAGCAGCGGTTTGCCCTGCAGCAGGGGGATCCCAGCACTGGCCTTCTCATCCGAGCCAACCAGGGCCATTCCCTGCAG GTACCTGAGTTGGAGTTGATGCCCCTGGAGACGCCACAGGCCCTGCCCCCGATGCTAGTCCATGGTACATTCTGGAAGCACTGGCCATCCATCCTACTCAAGGGCCTGTCCTGCGGGGGAAGGACACACATCCACCTGGCCCCAGGACTGCCTGGAGACCCCAGTGTCATCAGTG GCATGCGGCCCCATTGTGAAATAGCTGTGTTCATTGATGGACCCCTGGCTCTGGCAG CAGATGGAATATCCTTCTTCCGCTCTGCCAATGGGGTGATTCTGACTCCAGGGAATACTGATGGCTTCCTGCTTCCCAAGTACTTCAAGGAGGCCCTGCAGCTACGCCCTACCC GAAAGCCCCTTTCCTTGGCTGGTGATGAAGAGACAGTGTGTCGGAGTGGCCCCAAGCACTGCtccagagaaaggagaaggatccaacaataa
- the TRPT1 gene encoding tRNA 2'-phosphotransferase 1 isoform X12, producing the protein MKSSGGGRQEAAGSRGRRAPRPREQDRDVQLSKALSYALRHGALKLGLPMGADGFVPLGALLQLPQFRGFSAEDVQRVVDTNRKQRFALQQGDPSTGLLIRANQGHSLQVPELELMPLETPQALPPMLVHGTFWKHWPSILLKGLSCGGRTHIHLAPGLPGDPSVISGMRPHCEIAVFIDGPLALADGISFFRSANGVILTPGNTDGFLLPKYFKEALQLRPTRKPLSLAGDEETVCRSGPKHCSRERRRIQQ; encoded by the exons ATGAAATCCtctggaggaggaaggcaggaagcagCAGGGTCTAGGGGTAGAAGGGCCCCCAGACCCCGGGAACAG GACCGAGACGTGCAGCTGTCCAAGGCTCTGTCCTATGCCCTGCGCCATGGGGCCTTGAAGCTGGGGCTTCCCATGGGAGCTG ATGGCTTCGTGCCCCTGGGCGCCCTTCTGCAGTTGCCCCAGTTCCGCGGCTTCTCTGCTGAAGATGTGCAGCGCGTGGTGGACACCAATAGGAAGCAGCGGTTTGCCCTGCAGCAGGGGGATCCCAGCACTGGCCTTCTCATCCGAGCCAACCAGGGCCATTCCCTGCAG GTACCTGAGTTGGAGTTGATGCCCCTGGAGACGCCACAGGCCCTGCCCCCGATGCTAGTCCATGGTACATTCTGGAAGCACTGGCCATCCATCCTACTCAAGGGCCTGTCCTGCGGGGGAAGGACACACATCCACCTGGCCCCAGGACTGCCTGGAGACCCCAGTGTCATCAGTG GCATGCGGCCCCATTGTGAAATAGCTGTGTTCATTGATGGACCCCTGGCTCTGGCAG ATGGAATATCCTTCTTCCGCTCTGCCAATGGGGTGATTCTGACTCCAGGGAATACTGATGGCTTCCTGCTTCCCAAGTACTTCAAGGAGGCCCTGCAGCTACGCCCTACCC GAAAGCCCCTTTCCTTGGCTGGTGATGAAGAGACAGTGTGTCGGAGTGGCCCCAAGCACTGCtccagagaaaggagaaggatccaacaataa
- the TRPT1 gene encoding tRNA 2'-phosphotransferase 1 isoform X5 codes for MKSSGGGRQEAAGSRGRRAPRPREQDRDVQLSKALSYALRHGALKLGLPMGADGFVPLGALLQLPQFRGFSAEDVQRVVDTNRKQRFALQQGDPSTGLLIRANQGHSLQVPELELMPLETPQALPPMLVHGTFWKHWPSILLKGLSCGGRTHIHLAPGLPGDPSVISGAQSPASAVSAGMRPHCEIAVFIDGPLALAADGISFFRSANGVILTPGNTDGFLLPKYFKEALQLRPTRKPLSLAGDEETVCRSGPKHCSRERRRIQQ; via the exons ATGAAATCCtctggaggaggaaggcaggaagcagCAGGGTCTAGGGGTAGAAGGGCCCCCAGACCCCGGGAACAG GACCGAGACGTGCAGCTGTCCAAGGCTCTGTCCTATGCCCTGCGCCATGGGGCCTTGAAGCTGGGGCTTCCCATGGGAGCTG ATGGCTTCGTGCCCCTGGGCGCCCTTCTGCAGTTGCCCCAGTTCCGCGGCTTCTCTGCTGAAGATGTGCAGCGCGTGGTGGACACCAATAGGAAGCAGCGGTTTGCCCTGCAGCAGGGGGATCCCAGCACTGGCCTTCTCATCCGAGCCAACCAGGGCCATTCCCTGCAG GTACCTGAGTTGGAGTTGATGCCCCTGGAGACGCCACAGGCCCTGCCCCCGATGCTAGTCCATGGTACATTCTGGAAGCACTGGCCATCCATCCTACTCAAGGGCCTGTCCTGCGGGGGAAGGACACACATCCACCTGGCCCCAGGACTGCCTGGAGACCCCAGTGTCATCAGTG GTGCCCAGTCCCCAGCTTCAGCTGTCTCTGCAGGCATGCGGCCCCATTGTGAAATAGCTGTGTTCATTGATGGACCCCTGGCTCTGGCAG CAGATGGAATATCCTTCTTCCGCTCTGCCAATGGGGTGATTCTGACTCCAGGGAATACTGATGGCTTCCTGCTTCCCAAGTACTTCAAGGAGGCCCTGCAGCTACGCCCTACCC GAAAGCCCCTTTCCTTGGCTGGTGATGAAGAGACAGTGTGTCGGAGTGGCCCCAAGCACTGCtccagagaaaggagaaggatccaacaataa
- the TRPT1 gene encoding tRNA 2'-phosphotransferase 1 isoform X7 yields MEVLAMKSSGGGRQEAAGSRGRRAPRPREQDRDVQLSKALSYALRHGALKLGLPMGADGFVPLGALLQLPQFRGFSAEDVQRVVDTNRKQRFALQQGDPSTGLLIRANQGHSLQVGVPELELMPLETPQALPPMLVHGTFWKHWPSILLKGLSCGGRTHIHLAPGLPGDPSVISGMRPHCEIAVFIDGPLALADGISFFRSANGVILTPGNTDGFLLPKYFKEALQLRPTRKPLSLAGDEETVCRSGPKHCSRERRRIQQ; encoded by the exons ATGGAG GTCTTGGCCATGAAATCCtctggaggaggaaggcaggaagcagCAGGGTCTAGGGGTAGAAGGGCCCCCAGACCCCGGGAACAG GACCGAGACGTGCAGCTGTCCAAGGCTCTGTCCTATGCCCTGCGCCATGGGGCCTTGAAGCTGGGGCTTCCCATGGGAGCTG ATGGCTTCGTGCCCCTGGGCGCCCTTCTGCAGTTGCCCCAGTTCCGCGGCTTCTCTGCTGAAGATGTGCAGCGCGTGGTGGACACCAATAGGAAGCAGCGGTTTGCCCTGCAGCAGGGGGATCCCAGCACTGGCCTTCTCATCCGAGCCAACCAGGGCCATTCCCTGCAGGTCGGG GTACCTGAGTTGGAGTTGATGCCCCTGGAGACGCCACAGGCCCTGCCCCCGATGCTAGTCCATGGTACATTCTGGAAGCACTGGCCATCCATCCTACTCAAGGGCCTGTCCTGCGGGGGAAGGACACACATCCACCTGGCCCCAGGACTGCCTGGAGACCCCAGTGTCATCAGTG GCATGCGGCCCCATTGTGAAATAGCTGTGTTCATTGATGGACCCCTGGCTCTGGCAG ATGGAATATCCTTCTTCCGCTCTGCCAATGGGGTGATTCTGACTCCAGGGAATACTGATGGCTTCCTGCTTCCCAAGTACTTCAAGGAGGCCCTGCAGCTACGCCCTACCC GAAAGCCCCTTTCCTTGGCTGGTGATGAAGAGACAGTGTGTCGGAGTGGCCCCAAGCACTGCtccagagaaaggagaaggatccaacaataa
- the TRPT1 gene encoding tRNA 2'-phosphotransferase 1 isoform X4, translating into MKSSGGGRQEAAGSRGRRAPRPREQDRDVQLSKALSYALRHGALKLGLPMGADGFVPLGALLQLPQFRGFSAEDVQRVVDTNRKQRFALQQGDPSTGLLIRANQGHSLQVGVPELELMPLETPQALPPMLVHGTFWKHWPSILLKGLSCGGRTHIHLAPGLPGDPSVISGAQSPASAVSAGMRPHCEIAVFIDGPLALAADGISFFRSANGVILTPGNTDGFLLPKYFKEALQLRPTRKPLSLAGDEETVCRSGPKHCSRERRRIQQ; encoded by the exons ATGAAATCCtctggaggaggaaggcaggaagcagCAGGGTCTAGGGGTAGAAGGGCCCCCAGACCCCGGGAACAG GACCGAGACGTGCAGCTGTCCAAGGCTCTGTCCTATGCCCTGCGCCATGGGGCCTTGAAGCTGGGGCTTCCCATGGGAGCTG ATGGCTTCGTGCCCCTGGGCGCCCTTCTGCAGTTGCCCCAGTTCCGCGGCTTCTCTGCTGAAGATGTGCAGCGCGTGGTGGACACCAATAGGAAGCAGCGGTTTGCCCTGCAGCAGGGGGATCCCAGCACTGGCCTTCTCATCCGAGCCAACCAGGGCCATTCCCTGCAGGTCGGG GTACCTGAGTTGGAGTTGATGCCCCTGGAGACGCCACAGGCCCTGCCCCCGATGCTAGTCCATGGTACATTCTGGAAGCACTGGCCATCCATCCTACTCAAGGGCCTGTCCTGCGGGGGAAGGACACACATCCACCTGGCCCCAGGACTGCCTGGAGACCCCAGTGTCATCAGTG GTGCCCAGTCCCCAGCTTCAGCTGTCTCTGCAGGCATGCGGCCCCATTGTGAAATAGCTGTGTTCATTGATGGACCCCTGGCTCTGGCAG CAGATGGAATATCCTTCTTCCGCTCTGCCAATGGGGTGATTCTGACTCCAGGGAATACTGATGGCTTCCTGCTTCCCAAGTACTTCAAGGAGGCCCTGCAGCTACGCCCTACCC GAAAGCCCCTTTCCTTGGCTGGTGATGAAGAGACAGTGTGTCGGAGTGGCCCCAAGCACTGCtccagagaaaggagaaggatccaacaataa
- the TRPT1 gene encoding tRNA 2'-phosphotransferase 1 isoform X2: MEVLAMKSSGGGRQEAAGSRGRRAPRPREQDRDVQLSKALSYALRHGALKLGLPMGADGFVPLGALLQLPQFRGFSAEDVQRVVDTNRKQRFALQQGDPSTGLLIRANQGHSLQVGVPELELMPLETPQALPPMLVHGTFWKHWPSILLKGLSCGGRTHIHLAPGLPGDPSVISGAQSPASAVSAGMRPHCEIAVFIDGPLALADGISFFRSANGVILTPGNTDGFLLPKYFKEALQLRPTRKPLSLAGDEETVCRSGPKHCSRERRRIQQ; encoded by the exons ATGGAG GTCTTGGCCATGAAATCCtctggaggaggaaggcaggaagcagCAGGGTCTAGGGGTAGAAGGGCCCCCAGACCCCGGGAACAG GACCGAGACGTGCAGCTGTCCAAGGCTCTGTCCTATGCCCTGCGCCATGGGGCCTTGAAGCTGGGGCTTCCCATGGGAGCTG ATGGCTTCGTGCCCCTGGGCGCCCTTCTGCAGTTGCCCCAGTTCCGCGGCTTCTCTGCTGAAGATGTGCAGCGCGTGGTGGACACCAATAGGAAGCAGCGGTTTGCCCTGCAGCAGGGGGATCCCAGCACTGGCCTTCTCATCCGAGCCAACCAGGGCCATTCCCTGCAGGTCGGG GTACCTGAGTTGGAGTTGATGCCCCTGGAGACGCCACAGGCCCTGCCCCCGATGCTAGTCCATGGTACATTCTGGAAGCACTGGCCATCCATCCTACTCAAGGGCCTGTCCTGCGGGGGAAGGACACACATCCACCTGGCCCCAGGACTGCCTGGAGACCCCAGTGTCATCAGTG GTGCCCAGTCCCCAGCTTCAGCTGTCTCTGCAGGCATGCGGCCCCATTGTGAAATAGCTGTGTTCATTGATGGACCCCTGGCTCTGGCAG ATGGAATATCCTTCTTCCGCTCTGCCAATGGGGTGATTCTGACTCCAGGGAATACTGATGGCTTCCTGCTTCCCAAGTACTTCAAGGAGGCCCTGCAGCTACGCCCTACCC GAAAGCCCCTTTCCTTGGCTGGTGATGAAGAGACAGTGTGTCGGAGTGGCCCCAAGCACTGCtccagagaaaggagaaggatccaacaataa